Within Halorussus sp. MSC15.2, the genomic segment CACGTCCTCGCGACCGGTGTAGTCCTTGTTCGCGGCGCGGGCGATGTCGCCCGCCACGCGGACGAGTCCGCCGAGGTCCCGGAGCTTCAGCGTGAGGTGGTCCTTGCGGCCCGACCGGCGCTGGGCTTCGAGGATGACCTCCTCGACCGCCTCCTCGTTGAAGTGGGGCAGGCGGCCGTCCTTCTCGACTTCCTGAGCGATGAACCGGGTGTACTTCCGGCGCATCTCCGGGGTGTCGTCGATGGTGTCGTCCATGTACACCTCGTACCCGTACCCCTTGATGCGCGACCGGAGCGCCGGGTGCATGTTCTCCATCGCGTCCATGTTCCCCGCGGCAATCATGATGAAGTCGCAGGGGACGGGTTCGGTCTGGACCATCGCGCCCGAGGAGCGCTCGGACTGGCCCGTGATGGAGAACTCGCCCTCCTGAATCGCGGTCATCAGCTTCTGCTGGGACCGGATGTCGAGGGTGTTAATCTCGTCCACGAACAGCACGCCCTTGTTTGCCTTGTGGATGGCCCCCGCCTCGACGCGGTCGTGGCTCGGGGTCTCCATCCCGCCGGACTGGAAGGGGTCGTGGCGCACGTCGCCCAGCAGAGCACCCGCGTGGGCACCCGTGGCGTCCTCGAACGGCGCGGCCGACTGGTCGGCGTGGTTGACCAGCAGGTTCGGAATCATCGCGTCGTTCCCTCGCGACCCGTAGCGGAAGGCGAGGTAGATGACGCCGGCCGCGAGGATACCCAGCAGCGGCCGGGTAGCGATGAGCAGCGAGTAACCCACCACGATGGCGATGATGACCCACATGAGGAACGACCGCATCTGGTTGCGCTTGCGGGCTTCCTCTTTGTGTGCGTCGATTATCTGTTCACCCTTCCCGGCCGGAACGGTCCGAACTTTGGGTTCGTTACCGTCGTCGGGGTTGTGGTAGACGAGAACGTCCTGAAGGTCCTCCTTCGGCAGGAGTTCGCTCATCGCCTTCGCCAGCATCGACTTGCCCGTCCCGGGCGTCCCAATCATCATCACGTGGCGGCGCTGCTTGGCCGCCTTCTGGACCACGTCACGAGCGTGGTCCTGCCCGATGACCTGGTCCACCAGTCGGTCTGGAATCTCGATTTCGTCGGTACTCTCGATCTCCAGTCCGCCGAGCAGATCGTCCTCGACCGCGGCCTCGTCTTCGACGTCGGGTTCGACGTCGCTCCCGAGGTCCTCGAATCCCGAGTCTTGTTGCTCGGTCGTCTGCTCCGGCGACGGAGCTTCGTTATCGGTGTCCTTACTCATAGAGCTGTCCTGTGCGTATCTGGAATGAGGGCTGGAGAACTGATATACTTTCTCCCTCGATTCGCCAGCAGAGGCCACGCCGAATCCGTAGAGAGAGCCGCCGAGAAGTTCGTTTCCGCCGTACGCTCCGTCTCGCCACCCTTATAAAACCTCACGGCGCAACGATAGGTATGACTCGCGGGTTCTACATCGGTCGCTTCCAGCCGTACCACAACGGCCACCACAACGTGGTCCAGAGCATCGCCGAGGAAGTAGACGAGTTGGTGCTGGGTATCGGGAGTGCAGGCGACTCCCACAGCCAACACGACCCGTTCACCGCCGGCGAGCGAATCATGATGATTACCAAGTCGCTCGTGGACTCGGACCTCGTGACCTACGCCGTGCCCATCGAGGACTTGGACCGGAACTCGGTCTGGGTCAGCCACGTCCAGAGCATGAGTCCCGACTTCGACGTGGCGTACTCGAACAACCCGCTCGTCATCCAACTCTTCGAAGAGGCGGGCGTCGAGGTGCGCCAGTCGCCGATGTACAACCGCGACGTGCTGGAGGGCACGGAAGTCCGCGACCGGATGATAGAAGGCGGCGACTGGGAGAAGTTGGTTCCGGACGCCGTGGTCGAAGTCGTGGAGGAGACCGGCGGCTTGGAGCGGATTCAGCGCGTGAGCGACTCGGACAGTAACGGCGAGTAAGCGAGCGGTACGCGTTTCGACGGGCACGCCGATTATGCGTGTTCGTCCGATAGACGCTACATGGACTACGGCGACCTCCGAATCGAGTACGAGTCACACTCCAACGTTCGAGAACTGCTCGACTGTCTCGTCTTCGCGCTCGAAGGTATCAGTCTGGAGTTCGAGAAGTGGGACACACGGCACGTGAAAGGCCCCGGTCTCTACGTCGCCGTCGTGACCGGGCCGACAGTCGCCGAGTTCGCCGACCCGATGGGGAACAACCACTGGCCGGTGGACCGGTGTCGGACCGTCTGCGGTAGGCTGGATTGCTTCTACGAAACCGCATGCGACGTCGCCCGAACCCGGGACGGGGCCGTCGTCGTCAGCGTCGACGACGTGATTCAGCGCCAGATGGTGCGGTTCCGGGACCTGCAATCCGACCGTTCCGACACGCCGAGCGCGGAAATCGCCGACTACGAGGACTGGATGGGGGCGCGTCACATGAGCGCGCTCGACACGTCGGCGCGCCCGAACGTCGTCTCGACGCTGACGCTGAGCGAGGAGACCGGGCGCGTGACGGTCTTCCAGCGCGGGACCTTCGAGACGCACACCCGGGCGGAACTCGGCGGCGAGTGGAACGCCAGAACCAATCAGTGAGCCACAGTTCGACGGCGGTGACCCCGTCGCACGCTCGGACGTGATGGTAGGAGTCCGCAGCACCGCTGTCGAACGAACCGAGAGAACCGTCTTCTACCTGCGCGTTTCGAAGGCCGGTGTTCCAATCGCTTTTACTGAACCGACACTGAACTGCCAGATATGATAACCCTCACATCGGACTTCGGAACGCCCTACCCCGCCGCGATGAAGGGGGTAATGCTACAGCGAACCGACGCGCGACTGGTTGACGTCGGCCACGACTTCCCCCGGCAGGACGTGCGGACCGCGGCGTTCTGGCTCCGTGAGGTCCTCCCGTACTTCCCGCCCGCGGTTCACCTCGTCGTCGTTGACCCCGGCGTCGGCACCGAGCGCGCGGCGCTCGCGGTCCGGGCGGGCGACCACGCGCTCGTGGGACCGGACAACGGCGTCCTGCTCCCGGCGGCCCGCGAACTCGCGGCACGCGCCGAGAGCGACGACGCCGAGGTCGAACTCTTCGAGGTGGAGTACGACGACGCCGACACCGAGAGTACGACGTTCCACGGACGCGACGTATTCGCGCCCGCAGCGGCAGAAATCCACGAGGCGGGCGTCGCGGAGTTCCACGAGCGCGACGACATCGTTCCCACCGACGAGTACGACGACCTCCGGTTCCCCGACCCCGAACTCGACGGCGAAACCGCGGTCGGCGAGATTCTCGTCGTGGACGGGTTCGGCAACGCCGTCACCAACCTCCCCGGCGAACTGCTCGACGGCCGGACGGAGGTGACCGCGAACGGCGATTCCGCGCCCGTGGCGCGGGCCTACGCCGAAGTCGGGGTGGGCGAACGTCTCGTCACTGTCGGCAGTCACGGGAACGTCGAACTGGCGGTCAACCGCGGCCGAGGCGACGAGGCGTTCGGCGTCTCGGTCGGCGACGAAGTGCGAATCGAATGACGAGGCCCGGAGTTCCGTCTCGGCGAGGTATCCGCACCGCTCCATCGATTCGGACTCGTAGAAATCGAGCGCGGCGTCGTTGCCCTCCCTGACCGCGAGCGCGGCCAGAAGGACGTTTCGACAGTTCGTGACTCGCCCGTCGTCCGCGTTGGTCGTCGGTCAGACTTGTTCGCTCACCTCGTCGTCGTACCGGGACGCGACGCTGACGAGGGTGAAGAGGACCGCGAGCGTGCTGGCGGTCACGAGCATGCCGAACGTGGCCATCGACAGCGGCGTCATGCCGAACGAGACCACGCCGAACAGGTCCATCGTCACGGCGCGCTCCTGACCGGACGCGCCGACGACCGCGCCGATACCGCCTGCCACGAGGACGACGACGACCGCCACCGCGGCGAAGATGGGGCGACTGGAGATACGGGACTCTGTGCTCACGGTCGGTCGTTCGGACTCACGTCGATTAGGGTTATCGGTACTCGTTCAGGCGCTCCTTCAGGTCCCGTGCGGCCGCCTCGGCGGCCTCGTCGAAGGCCGCCTCGGAGTCCTCCCCGGCGAAGATGATGCCCCGCGTGGAGTTGACCAGTCCCGCGCCGTTCGCCGCGGTGGCGTGCGTCGCGGCGGCCTCGACGTCGCCGCCCTGCGCGCCGACGCCGGGGACGAGAAACGGGAGGTCGGGCACGCGCTCGCGGACCGAGCGGAGTTCGTCGGGGGTGGTCGCGCCCACGACGAGACCCACGTTCCCGTTTCCGGTCGCGCTCCACTCGCTGGCGAGGTCGGCCACGCGCTCGTAGACGAGGTCGCCGTCGGCGAGTTCGAGTTCCTGCACGTCCGCGCCGCCGGGGTTCGAGGTCCGACAGAGGAGGAAACAGCCTGCCTCCTCGCGGTCGAGGAACGGCGCGAGCGCGTCCCGACCGAGGAAGGGGTTGAGCGTGATGGCGTCCACCGAGTCCAGCACTTTCGCGTACTGTCGAGATGTGTTGCCGATGTCGGCGCGCTTGGCGTCGAGCAGGACCGGAACCCCGGCGTCGCGGGCGTGTTCGACCGTCTTCTCCAGCGCCCGCCACCCGTCGGCGTCCTCGTAGAACGCGGCGTTGGGCTTGAACACCGCAGCGTGGTCGGCGGTCGCGTCGATGATTCGGCGGTTGAACTCCCAGCGCGGCAGGTCGGCGTCGCGGACCTCGTCGGGCAGGCGGTCGGTGTCGGGGTCCAGTCCCACCGACACGATGCTGTCGATTTCGGCGATTCGGTCGGCGAGTCGGTCGAAGAACGCGGTCATTGGTCTGAGTTCTAGAGGAGCGGATACAAATGTTGCTACTCGTCAGTCGTCCGCCGGAGCGGGGCGTCGAAACCCCATGGCAGTCCATTCGCATGAAGCCATTGTGTAGTTTTAATATCGGTGAGACGTTCTACCCGGAGGTGGAACCGGACGAGACAGTCAATTGCCACGAGGAGGGGGAAGCGTTGGCAGTCGTTCGACCCAAGGGATACGTCGAGGACGGTCCCGTGGTTCGACGAATCGGCGGCCGTAATCTGTATCTCGGAAATACGTTCGCGGCCCATCCCGAAGGCCACGACCGGTCGTTCGAGTTCGTGTTATCGGCCACCGACGAGGAGTGCCCGCTGACCACTCACCATCGCCCCCTAATCGACGGTCGCGGAAACGATTGGTCTGCGTTCGCAGCGGCCGTCGATACCGCTCGGACCCTCTACCGCCGGGACGGCTCTGTGTTGATTCACTGCAAGGCCGGAATCTCGCGGAGTAGCACGCTGATTGCGACCACACTCGCCGCCGAGGAGAATCGGCCGTTCCGCGACGCACTCGGTATCGTTCAGGAGGCCCGACCTGCCGCGATGCCCAACCCTGCCCTCCACGAGGCAGCGATTGTGTATCTCGCCGCAGAACCGCAGGTCGATAGCTAAGCTATCCCGTACGGTTGAGTGAACTCTCGTTACCGTGGTAACCGTCCCGGTACAGGTCCGCGTCGGCGAACCGCTCGGCCATCGACGCGTCCCGAGGGTTCAAAAGGGATTCCGACCTATCTCCGGCCATGAGAGCGTTCGCCCCCGGAAGCGTCACCGCCGTCTTCGCGCCCGCCGAGACCGCCGACCGGTCGAAGGGCGCGAGCGTGGCCATCGCGGACGGCGTCCTCGCGGACGTGACCCACGCCGACCGACGAGACGCCGACGGACCGGACTCCGACGAACCGAATGGCGGCGAGTCGTCGTCACCGTGGACGGTGAACCGACCGATTTCGAACCCGTGGAACTGGCGCTCCGTGAACTCGGCGTCGCGGCCCGCGTGGACCTCACCCCGGAGGTGCCTATCGGCCGCGGGTTCGGCGCGAGCGGGGCCGCCACCCTCGCCACCGCCATCGCCGCGAACGCGGAGTTCGGACTGGGCCGCTCCCGCGACGAACTGGTCGAAGTCGCCCATCGCGCGGAGGTCGAGGCCGGGACCGGTCTCGGCGACGTGTTCGTCCAGAACCGCGGCGGTCTGGTCGTCGGCGACGGCGGCGACCCCCGGAAGTACGACCGCGAGACCCCCATCGAGTACGCCAGTTTCGGTCCCATCGCCACCGAGGAGGCGCTGGCCGACGACGACCTGATGGCCACCGTCGCGCGGGAGGGGTCGGCCACCCTCGACGCGCTCCCCGACGACCCCTCGCTGGCGCGTCTGACCCGCGACGCGTGGGACTTCGCCGAGACCATCGGCCTGCCGACCGCGGAAGTTCGCGAGGCGGTCGAAGCGGTCGAAGCGGCGGGCGGGGCCGCGAGCATGGCGATGGTCGGCGAAACGGTGTTCGCCGTGGGCGCGGCGGGTGTCCTGCCGAACCGGACCGAGGTCTGCCCGGAGGGGGCGCAACTGCGCTGAGCGCTTACGGGGACAGCCACCGAGATTAAGCGTCTCGTCGTCCTCGTAGGAGGCTCGAGAGCAATGAGTGTGAATCTGAAACCCGTCGAGGAGCAGGTGATGGTTATCACCGGCGCGTCCTCGGGCATCGGCCTGACGACCGCCCGAATGGCCGCCGACCGCGGGGCGCGGGTGGTCCTCGCGGCGCGGAGCGAGGACGCACTGCGGGAGTTGACCGACGAAATCACCCGGAGCGGCGGCGAGGCGACCTACGTCGTCGCCGACGTGCGCGACCGCGACGACGTGCGCGAAATCGCACGAGTGGCGCGCGAGACCTACGGTGGCTTCGACACGTGGGTCAACGTCGCGGGCGCGTTCCTCTACGGTAAACTGGCGGACACGCCGGTCGAGGACATGCGCGAGCAGTTCGAGACCAACGTCTGGGGACTGCTGTACGGGTCGCTGGAGGCCGCCGACCACCTGAAAGAACGCGGGGGCGCGATACTCAACGTCGGGAGCGTCGCGTCCGACCGCGCGCTTCCGCTTCAGGGGAGTTACTCGGCGTCCAAGCACGCCGTCGAGGGGTTCACCGACGCCCTGCGGATGGAACTGGAGCAGGAGAACGCCCCGGTGTCGGTGACACTGGTCAAACCGGCATCCATCGACACGCCGTACCCGGACCACGCGAAGAACTACATGGACGAGGAGGCGACGCTCCCGCCGCCCATCTACTCGCCGGAGACGGTGGCGCGGGCGATTCTCGACGCCGCGGAGCGCCCCCAGCGAGACGTGTACGTCGGCGGGGGTGCCAAGGGGATGGCGGCGCTGGGCTACTACGCGTCGGGCCTCTTGGACACCGTCATGGAGAAACTGTTCGTCCCGATGCAGAAGAAGGAGACCCCTGCGCGCACGGACGGGCTGAACAACATCGATGCGCCGACCGGCGACCTCGAAGAGCGCGGCGACGTGGACCGCCACGTCTCGGAGACGAGCGCGTACACCGCGGCCTCTCAGCGTCGGAGTCTGACCGGCGTCGCGCTCGCGGGTCTCGGGGCGGTCGGTCTGGCGCTGTACGCGCGTTACAGGTCGAGACGTGACGGCGACACGAGACGTGGTGACGCCGAGGAGACGGACGAGCGACGGACCGTCGAGACGGCACCGCGGACTCGGCGATAGAACGAGGATACCGCGGTCGAGGGAACGAAAAAGATTGCAGTCGAGGCCTACTCGGCGGCGATGACGTCGTCGATGCGGGCTATCATGGTCGCGGCCTCGGTCGCCGACTCGACCGCCTCGCGCTTGACCGCGACGGGGTCGAGGACGCCCGCTTCGACTGGGTCGCCGACTTCACCGTGTTCGCCCTCGGCGATGATTCCGGCGCGACCCTCCTCGTCCTCGTTCCCGGCGCGGAGGTCCACCAGACCGTCGATGGGGTCCATGCCGGTGTTCTCCGCGAGCGTCCGCGGGAGCACGTCCACCGCGTCGGCGAACGCCTCGACAGCGAGCTGTCTGCGGCCTTCGACGCCCGCGGACTCCTCGCGGACGCGATTGGCGACGGCGATTTCGGTCGCGCCCGCGCCCGGCACGACGCCGCCGGTGTCGAGCGCCGCGGTCACCACGTCGAGGGCGTCCTCCAGCGCGCGGTCGAGTTCGTCCACCACGTGGTCGGTCCCGCCCCGGATGAGCATCGTGACCGCTTCGGCGGCCGCGCCGCCCTCCACGAACGCGAGGTCGTCGTCGCCGAACGTCCGGACGCGGACCGTCTCGGCCTCGCCGAGGTCCGCGTCCTCGATGTCCGCGACCTTCGAGGTCCGACCCGCGCCGGTGGCGGAGGCGATGGCCTTCGCCTCGTCGTCGTCCACGTTCTCGAACGCGAGGATGCCCGCGTCGGCGAGGTACGCTCCGGCGCGGTCCTCGATGGAGTCGGTCGAGAAGACCACGTCCACGCCCGCTCCGGAGAGCGCGTCGGCGTACTCCCGCAGTTCGCGGTCCTCGGCGTCCATGGCGGCGGTCAACTGGTCGACGCTCTCGACGTTGTACTCGGCGTCTATCTCGGTCTCGCGCACGCCGAACTTCTCGTCCACGACCGCAATCGTGGCGTCTTCGACTTCGCCGGGCATGTTCGCGTGGACCGCCTCGGCGTCGCTGATGACGCCCTCCACGAGTTCGGTCGCCGACGACGACGCGCCGGTCTGAGTGTGGACGCGGACGTTGTCGCGGACGACGCCCTCGTCGCCTTCGACGTGGCGGACCGCCCGTACGACGGCGTCGGCCAGTTTCTCCGTGGTCACGTCGCCGGTCCCCTTACCGGTCATGCTGGACTCGGCCACGTCCCGCAACAGGTCGTCGTCGAGTTCGTCGTCGAGGACCAGACCGTCGATGGCCTCCACGGCGATGTCGCGGGCCTGCGCGTACCCCTCGACTATCGTGGTCGGGTGGACGTCGTCGTCGAGCAAGTCTTCGGCCTTCGAGAGCAGTTCGCCCGCGAGTACCGCCGCCGTCGTCGTGCCGTCACCCACCTCGTCCTCCTGTGCCTCCGCGACTTCGACTATCATCTGGGCCGCGGGGTGTTCGATGTCCATCGTACTCAGGATGGTCGCGCCGTCGTTCGTGATGGTGACGTCGCCGGTGTCTGTCACCAGCATCTTGTCCATCCCGCGAGGCCCGAGCGTGGTTCGCACCGCCTCGCTGACCGCCTTTCCGGCGGAGATGTTCGACGACTGCGCGTCTCTCCCTTGCGTTCGCTCGGTGTCCTCCGCGAGGACGAACATCGGTCTGCCGCCCATGCGTCGCTGTCCGGACTGTGATTCTGCCATGGTTACTCCCCGTCTATAAGATGTTTGAACTTCTATATAACTTTTTCTCCGTTCCCGGAAGCAGTCTGATTCGCGTATGTGTTCCGACCGCGACGTGGTCGCCGTGCGACAGTATCACGCGGTGTTTTCTATTATGGGAAAATATTTTGTAGTTCGTGGAATCCAAGTCGGGCTAAGACCACCTGCTTTTTTTGTAATAGCGGTTCCTCCAACCGGATGAGCGAACCCCGAATATGTCAGACAATATCTCCAAGTACGACGTAGGCGAATTTGAAGCGTCTACCACGGACGCCGACTACGAAGCGCAATCGACCGATTTCTCCGGTGCGAACGACCACCTCTCGGAGGTGACTCGATAATGCGAGGACGCAACCACGAGTGGTGGCCGAACCAGTTGAACCTCGACGTTCTCGACCAGAACACGGAGGACGTCGTCCGTACGGCGAGGACTTCGACTACGCCGAGGAGTTCCAGAAGCTCGACCTCGAAGAGGTGAAGGCGGACCTCAAGGACCTGATGACGACGTCGCAGGACTGGTGGCCCGCCGACTACGGCCATTACGGACCGTTCTTCATCCGGATGGCGTGGCACGCCGCCGGCACGTACCGCACCGTGGACGGCCGCGGCGGCGCGTCCGGCGGGACTCAGCGCTTCGCCCCGCTCAACAGTTGGCCCGACAACGGGAACCTCGACAAGGCGCGCCGACTTCTCGAACCGATTAAGCAGAAGTACGGCCGCAAGCTCTCGTGGGCCGACCTCATCATTCTGGCCGGAAACGTCGCCCTCGAATCGATGGGCATGGAGACGCTCGGCTGGGCCGGCGGCCGCGAGGACGAGTTCGAACCCGACGAGGCCGTGTTCTGGGGTCCCGAGGAAGAGTGGGAAGCGCCGCAGGACCAGCGCATCGACGAGGACGGTGAACTCAAGGAACCGCTCGGCGCCACCGTGATGGGACTCATCTACGTGGACCCCGAGGGACCGAACGGTAATCCCGAGCCGCTCGAATCGGCGGAGCGGATTCGTCAGGCGTTCGGCCGCATGGCGATGAGCGACGAGGAGACGGCCGCGCTCATCGCGGGCGGACACACGTTCGGGAAGTCCCACGGTGCCGACGATTCGGACATGGGTCCCGAACCCGAGGCGGCCCCCATCGAGGACCAAGGTCTCGGCTGGACCGACTCCGGCAAAGGCTCCGACACGACCACGAGCGGTATCGAGGGCGCGTGGAACGCGTGGCCGACGATGTGGGACACCTCCTACCTCGACAATCTGCTCGACTACGAGTGGGAGCTGACGGAGAGTCCCGCCGGGGCGAAGCAGTGGCAGCCGGTCGAGGAGGAGGCGTACGACACCGTGCCGGACGCCCACGACCCGTCCGAGAAGCACGCACCGATGATGATGACGACGGACGTCGCCCTCAAGCGGGACCCCGAATTCCGGGAGATTATCGAGAACTTCCGCGACAATCCGCCGGAGTTCCTCGAAGCCTTCGCCCGCGCGTGGTACAAGCTCATCCACCGCGACATGGGACCGCCGGAACGATTCCTCGGCCCGGACGTGCCGGACGAGACCATGCTCTGGCAGGACCCGCTCCCCGACGCCGACTACGACCTCATCGGCGACGAGGAGGCGGCCGAACTCAAAGCGGACATCCTCGACTCGGAGCTGTCGGTCTCCCAGCTGGTCAAGACCACTTGGGCGGCGGTATCGACGTACCGCGACAGTGACAAGCGCGGCGGCGCGAACGGCGCTCGCATCCGCCTCGAACCCCAGCGGAGCTGGGAGGTCAACGAGCCCGCCCAGCTGGAGACCGTTCTGGAGACCTACGAGGCGATTCAGGAGGACTTCAACGGCTCCCGAGACGACGACGTGCGCGTCTCGCTCGCCGACCTCATCGTGCTGGGCGGCAACGCGGCCGTCGAGCGGGCCGCGGCGGACGCCGGGTACGACGTCGAGGTTCCGTTCGAACCCGGCCGCACCGACGCCACGCAGGAGCAGACCGACGAGGAATCGTTCGAGGTACTCAAGCCGGAGGTAGACGGGTTCCGCAACTACTTCGGCGGCGAGTACGACGTGGCGGCCGAGAAGATGCTGGTCGACCACGCCGACCTGCTCGACCTGACGGCCTCCGAGATGACCGTGCTGGTCGGCGGCATGCGCGCGCTGGGCGCGAACTATCAGGACTCGGACCTCGGCGTCTTCACCGACGAGCCGGAGACCCTGAGTAACGACTTCTTCGTGAACCTGCTCTCCATGGACTACGAGTGGGAGCAAGCCTCCGGCTCCGAAGAGGTCTACGAACTGCGCGACCGCGAGACCGGCGAGGTCGAGTGGGAGGCCAGTCGGGTCGACCTCATCTTCGGGTCGAACTCCCGACTTCGGAGCATCGCTGATGTCTACGCGGCCGAGGAGGAGAAGTTCGTGGAAGACTTCGTGGATGCGTGGCACAAGGTCACGACCAACGACCGCTTCGACCTCGAATAATCGTGGCCGAGAGGCTCGGGGTCGGTGACCGCGTACGACCTCTCGACGGGGTGTAGATGCGGTCCCGAGGTCTCGCACTGCTCTTTGCAGTAGTTGCTGATAATACGGTTTCCTCGTTCAGAGTCGTCCGTGAAAACCACGGTAAGTAGAGTGGAGAATCCACAGTCGTCCGTCGACTGAACAATTGACACAAAAAGAACTAATTGGGGCAAACGACAATCCAGACGTATGCCTCAAGAGAGCAACACCGGCCGAACTGCTTATCGGTTACTAACTACGGGAGAGCGCCACTGGGAGTTTTTAGGTCTTCTCACCCTTGTTACCGCCACAATCGCGTACACGATTGGTTCGGTTGCCGCTGGCGAATCAGTCGGCGCGCAAGCACCGCTGGCTGTCGTCGTCGCCGGGCTTACTGCAACGGCAGCGGTCCTCGTCAAGGATTTCGAGGACACCTCGTAGTAGGGCGCACTCCGTTCGCATCTGTAGTTACCGACTCGCCGACTTAGGTTTCAGGAACAGCGCTGAATGAAAACCCTGTGCCACTATCTACTGTTTCTCTCTCGCCGTCTATCCGTCAGAACTACCGAGACCGTCGTCGCAGTCACGACGTGCGCACGAAGCCAACGCTCCGACCGGCGACCTGTCGGCCGACCGAGCGCAACCGACACTGAGAAATAGGGTAGTTCCAAACCAACTCCCAATGCTGGAGTTGGAGCATCGGTTCCGGGTGGTGGACGTACACGCCAGACTCAACGCCGACGCCGGGGGGATTCAGACCCGCGGGCGGGCCATCAGTCCCGACAGGTTGGAGCGCGAGATGAATCAGGCCGGTGTCGTACGCTCGGTCGTGTTCCCGGGCACGCGCGACGGGGGGAGCTACGTGAGCGCGAACAACGCCGTGGCGCGACGGAGCGTGGACCGACCGTTCCTCACCTTCGCCCGGATAAACGGCCCGCGAGACCCGGGCGAACGTGCGTCCTCTCGCCTGCGCAACCTCGCCGCCCGCCGGAAAGACCACCACACTTCGCCGGAGGACGTCGAGCAGTACGCCTACGACGACCGATTCCACGGATTCAAGCTGAACCCCGCCGAGGACGGCCTGCCCGACGACGAGACGCTGGACCGGTTGGAGGACGTGGGCCTGCCCGTTCTCGTCCACGGTGGCGAGCAGTTCCCGCCGGACGCGGCCGAAGACGCCCTGCTCTCGCGGTCGTTCCCCGTAATTCTCGCTCACTTCGGCGGCCACCCGCTGAACCGGGAGTTGATGACCGAGGCCGTGGACCTGCTCGAACGCAACGACGACTGCTATCTCGACACGAGTTACGTCCGGTACCGGACCTGTTGGAGCGAGCGGTGATGGAACATCCCGACCGAGTGCTGTTCGGAAGCGGTGCCCCGAGTTCTCACCCGAACGTCGCGGTGATGGAGATTCTGACGCTCGACGTGCCCGAGGACGCGATGCGGAAGG encodes:
- the thsA gene encoding thermosome subunit alpha, which translates into the protein MGGRPMFVLAEDTERTQGRDAQSSNISAGKAVSEAVRTTLGPRGMDKMLVTDTGDVTITNDGATILSTMDIEHPAAQMIVEVAEAQEDEVGDGTTTAAVLAGELLSKAEDLLDDDVHPTTIVEGYAQARDIAVEAIDGLVLDDELDDDLLRDVAESSMTGKGTGDVTTEKLADAVVRAVRHVEGDEGVVRDNVRVHTQTGASSSATELVEGVISDAEAVHANMPGEVEDATIAVVDEKFGVRETEIDAEYNVESVDQLTAAMDAEDRELREYADALSGAGVDVVFSTDSIEDRAGAYLADAGILAFENVDDDEAKAIASATGAGRTSKVADIEDADLGEAETVRVRTFGDDDLAFVEGGAAAEAVTMLIRGGTDHVVDELDRALEDALDVVTAALDTGGVVPGAGATEIAVANRVREESAGVEGRRQLAVEAFADAVDVLPRTLAENTGMDPIDGLVDLRAGNEDEEGRAGIIAEGEHGEVGDPVEAGVLDPVAVKREAVESATEAATMIARIDDVIAAE